A part of Eubacterium sp. AB3007 genomic DNA contains:
- a CDS encoding IMP dehydrogenase: MAHFYKEPSRTFNEYLLVPGYTSKEMTVDNVSLRTPIVKYRKGEEEPALSANIPLVSAIMQAVSDDKMAVALAKEGGISFIFSSQSIEDQAAMIRRAKAYKAGFVVSDSNLRPDQTMQDVLDLKARSGHSTIAITEDGTSEGKMVGLVTSRDYRVSRMDPSTPISEFMTPFEKLITAKDGCTLSEANDILWEHKLNALPVVDEEQRLAYFVFRKDYDAHKKNANELLDPHKRYVVGAGVNTRDYEERIPAVVEAGADVLCIDSSEGYSEWQGETLAWVHEKYGDSVKIGAGNVVDKEGFRYLAEAGADFIKIGIGGGSICITREQKGIGRGQATAVIEVAEARDEYFKETGIYIPICSDGGIVYDYHMTLALAMGADFLMLGRYFARFDESPTNKLNINGNYVKEYWGEGSSRARNWQRYDLGGDPRMKFEEGVDSYVPYAGSLHDNVNLSLTKVKSTMCNVGALSLEDLRENARLTLVSATSIVEGGAHDVILRDSSQNAIR, translated from the coding sequence ATGGCTCACTTTTACAAAGAACCGTCAAGGACATTCAACGAGTACCTGTTGGTACCTGGCTACACATCCAAGGAAATGACTGTAGACAATGTCTCGCTCAGAACACCGATCGTCAAGTACAGAAAAGGTGAGGAAGAGCCAGCTTTGTCTGCGAACATCCCGCTTGTTTCCGCGATCATGCAAGCTGTTTCGGATGATAAGATGGCGGTAGCCCTGGCGAAAGAGGGTGGGATCTCTTTCATCTTCAGTTCCCAGAGCATCGAGGATCAGGCGGCCATGATCCGCCGCGCCAAGGCCTACAAGGCAGGCTTTGTGGTGAGCGACTCCAACCTCCGACCTGACCAGACCATGCAGGACGTGCTGGACCTGAAGGCCAGAAGCGGCCACTCCACCATCGCCATCACCGAGGATGGCACCTCCGAGGGGAAGATGGTGGGCCTGGTGACCAGCCGTGACTACCGCGTCAGCCGCATGGATCCGTCCACGCCCATCAGCGAGTTCATGACACCGTTCGAGAAACTGATCACCGCCAAGGACGGGTGCACCCTCAGCGAAGCCAACGACATCCTGTGGGAGCACAAGTTGAACGCTCTGCCGGTGGTGGACGAGGAGCAGAGACTGGCGTATTTCGTCTTCCGGAAGGACTACGACGCCCATAAGAAAAACGCCAACGAGTTACTGGATCCCCACAAGCGTTACGTGGTAGGAGCCGGTGTCAACACCCGCGACTACGAGGAAAGGATCCCGGCGGTGGTAGAGGCAGGGGCAGATGTTCTCTGCATCGATTCTTCGGAAGGCTACTCCGAGTGGCAGGGGGAGACCCTGGCATGGGTTCACGAGAAGTACGGCGACTCCGTCAAGATAGGCGCAGGCAACGTCGTCGATAAGGAAGGCTTCCGCTATCTGGCAGAGGCAGGAGCGGACTTTATCAAGATCGGTATCGGCGGCGGTTCCATCTGCATCACCCGTGAGCAGAAGGGCATCGGCCGTGGACAGGCCACCGCAGTCATCGAGGTGGCTGAAGCCAGAGACGAGTATTTCAAAGAGACCGGAATCTACATTCCCATCTGTTCTGATGGCGGCATCGTCTATGACTATCACATGACTCTGGCACTGGCCATGGGTGCGGACTTCCTGATGCTGGGCAGATACTTCGCCCGCTTCGACGAGTCCCCCACCAACAAGCTGAACATCAACGGCAACTACGTCAAGGAATACTGGGGTGAAGGATCCAGTCGTGCCCGCAACTGGCAGCGGTACGATCTGGGCGGTGACCCCCGCATGAAGTTCGAAGAAGGCGTCGACTCCTACGTTCCTTACGCAGGCTCCCTCCACGATAACGTGAACCTGTCCCTCACCAAGGTCAAGTCCACCATGTGCAATGTAGGGGCCCTCTCCCTCGAAGATCTTCGGGAGAACGCCAGACTGACCCTGGTATCCGCCACCTCGATCGTAGAGGGCGGTGCCCACGACGTCATCCTGCGCGACAGCTCTCAGAACGCGATCCGGTAA
- a CDS encoding AIR synthase family protein produces MSELKIGKLDNDVLKRIVIDKIRLKRPEVRTRAGVGEDCAVIDFGEYECVISTDPITADVQDIGRLAIHISCNDIASNGIEPLGITLACMLPPGTTEQDIAHIMEQAAQAAEEAGVEIIGGHTEITPVVTQPVIVSTAFGRGLAGASQSARRMRPGDMLLMTKTAGLEGTGIIAVERQDELAGILSPEELEHAEEMIRQVSVVREGLVAGEIGTTGMHDVTEGGIYGAIWEMCRVAGLGARIDETSIPVDPVTIKICEHYGLDYHRLISSGCMLIAASPAKAYDIVVACQRMDPPVEASVIGRVYEGSAGVKALCRDGRERRIAPPAADELYKVIARDIKVDRDEKA; encoded by the coding sequence ATGAGTGAACTGAAAATTGGAAAACTGGATAACGATGTACTGAAGAGGATCGTCATCGACAAGATCCGTCTGAAACGTCCAGAGGTGCGGACTCGGGCCGGTGTAGGTGAAGACTGCGCGGTGATCGATTTTGGGGAGTACGAGTGTGTGATCTCCACAGATCCCATCACTGCGGATGTGCAAGATATCGGTCGACTTGCGATCCATATCTCCTGTAACGACATTGCCAGCAACGGAATCGAACCGCTGGGGATCACCCTGGCCTGCATGCTCCCACCGGGGACGACAGAGCAGGATATTGCCCATATCATGGAGCAGGCTGCCCAGGCGGCGGAGGAGGCAGGGGTCGAAATCATCGGTGGCCATACGGAGATCACTCCGGTGGTGACCCAGCCGGTGATTGTGTCCACTGCGTTCGGCCGGGGCCTGGCAGGTGCATCCCAAAGTGCACGTCGTATGCGGCCAGGGGACATGCTCTTGATGACTAAGACTGCCGGCTTAGAAGGTACCGGCATCATCGCAGTCGAGCGTCAAGATGAACTGGCAGGGATCCTGTCGCCAGAAGAACTGGAACATGCAGAGGAGATGATCCGTCAGGTCAGTGTGGTGCGCGAAGGTCTGGTGGCCGGTGAGATCGGAACTACCGGCATGCACGATGTCACAGAAGGCGGCATCTACGGTGCGATATGGGAGATGTGCCGGGTAGCCGGACTGGGAGCACGCATCGATGAAACCTCCATTCCTGTAGATCCTGTGACAATCAAGATCTGCGAACATTATGGATTGGACTATCACCGCCTGATTTCCAGCGGGTGCATGCTGATCGCCGCTTCTCCTGCAAAGGCGTATGACATCGTGGTGGCTTGCCAGCGGATGGACCCTCCGGTGGAGGCCTCTGTCATCGGCCGCGTGTACGAGGGAAGCGCGGGGGTAAAGGCTTTGTGCAGAGATGGTCGTGAGAGACGCATCGCTCCGCCTGCCGCCGATGAACTGTACAAAGTCATTGCCAGGGATATTAAGGTTGATCGCGATGAAAAAGCTTGA
- the groES gene encoding co-chaperone GroES, which yields MSFGIKPLGARVVIKKIEAEEKTAGGIILTSSAKEAPQYAEVVAVGPGTKDEDMEVKVGDKVVFSKYAGTEIKFEGEEYSIMDQSGILAVVEK from the coding sequence ATGAGTTTTGGAATCAAACCGCTGGGCGCGAGAGTCGTCATCAAGAAGATCGAGGCTGAGGAGAAGACCGCAGGTGGTATCATCCTCACCAGCTCCGCCAAGGAAGCACCGCAGTACGCAGAGGTCGTGGCAGTAGGCCCCGGCACCAAGGACGAGGATATGGAAGTCAAGGTTGGTGACAAGGTCGTATTCTCCAAGTACGCAGGCACCGAGATCAAGTTCGAAGGCGAAGAGTATTCCATCATGGACCAGTCAGGTATTCTGGCTGTGGTCGAGAAATAG
- a CDS encoding sugar phosphate isomerase/epimerase — MRDIYLSTFSTDAIRVIRENGIGIEFNQFCISRSLDEAVVDRTLAAMEKDALDCGLTLPGARGRMEAARAQWESMQDYTPEQYGNREVDEFLAFLSVDRGVPAGGVIDPEKSIVHGPFTEIIPSAIDTAAVDYMMGRVEQAAAGTLRLGLRRMVLHTGYYPTIYYPQWHVQQSVKFWERFMADKPEDFSLYIENVFDPEPDTLIEILDTLGDPRVKACLDVGHASAVRTDPLEWIRALGPRIGHFHMHNNDGKTDLHAPLTEGVIDMGQVLQAIDNYCPPEATLTIESRECEDSVVWLVQQTGGSRGAVSP; from the coding sequence ATGAGAGATATATACCTATCGACCTTTTCTACAGATGCCATCCGCGTCATTCGAGAGAACGGCATTGGCATCGAGTTCAATCAGTTCTGTATCTCGCGATCCTTGGATGAGGCCGTGGTCGATCGGACGCTGGCGGCTATGGAGAAGGATGCGCTGGACTGTGGCCTGACGCTGCCCGGGGCGAGGGGACGCATGGAGGCTGCCCGGGCCCAATGGGAGAGCATGCAGGACTATACTCCTGAGCAATATGGGAATAGAGAAGTGGATGAGTTTCTTGCTTTTCTGTCTGTGGATCGTGGCGTACCTGCAGGAGGTGTGATCGACCCGGAGAAATCCATCGTTCACGGACCTTTTACGGAAATCATTCCGAGTGCTATCGACACTGCAGCAGTGGATTATATGATGGGGCGTGTGGAGCAGGCGGCAGCCGGCACATTGCGGCTAGGGTTGAGACGTATGGTGCTCCATACAGGTTACTATCCGACGATCTATTACCCCCAATGGCACGTACAGCAGTCGGTGAAATTCTGGGAGAGATTTATGGCAGACAAGCCGGAGGATTTCAGCCTGTATATTGAGAATGTGTTTGATCCCGAGCCGGACACTCTTATCGAGATTCTGGATACGCTTGGGGATCCCAGGGTGAAGGCCTGTCTGGATGTGGGGCACGCCAGTGCGGTGAGGACCGATCCCCTGGAATGGATCCGGGCCCTGGGCCCACGGATCGGGCATTTTCATATGCACAACAACGACGGGAAGACAGATCTGCACGCACCACTTACGGAGGGGGTGATCGATATGGGACAGGTGTTGCAGGCTATCGACAACTATTGTCCGCCGGAGGCGACGCTGACCATCGAAAGCAGAGAGTGTGAGGATTCCGTAGTCTGGTTGGTGCAGCAGACGGGTGGAAGCCGAGGAGCTGTTTCCCCCTAA
- the groL gene encoding chaperonin GroEL (60 kDa chaperone family; promotes refolding of misfolded polypeptides especially under stressful conditions; forms two stacked rings of heptamers to form a barrel-shaped 14mer; ends can be capped by GroES; misfolded proteins enter the barrel where they are refolded when GroES binds) — translation MAKDIFYGEDARRKLQAGVDKLADTVKITLGPKGRNVLINKSFGSPLITNDGVTIAREIELEDATENMGAQLVKEVATKTNDVAGDGTTTATLLAQAIIREGFKNLAAGANPMVLKRGIQGAVDKAVEEIQKASKSVETKESIAQVASVSAGDEEIGGLIAEAMEKVGKDGVITVEEAKTLGTTLDVVEGMQFDRGYLSPYMVTDTDKMEAVIDNPYILLTDKKISNIQELLPLLEQIVKQGRKLVIIAEDVEGEALATLVVNKLRGTIDVVAVKAPGFGDRRKAMMEDIAILTGGRVISEEVGFTLAEATVDLLGQAGTVKVDKDNTVIVNGAGDKAEIQARINSIKNQVEESTSDFDKEKLQERLAKLSGGVAVIKVGAATETEMKERKLRIEDALNATKAAVEEGIVSGGGVALCATIPAVTEYVNSLSGDEKTGGQIIIRALEEPVRQIAENAGYEGSVVVAEVKNQKEGYGFNAATEEYVDMIASGIVDPAKVTRSAIQNAASVSAMLLTTEAGIVDIKEDNPAPAMPAGGMGGMGGMM, via the coding sequence ATGGCAAAGGATATTTTTTACGGCGAGGACGCCAGAAGGAAACTGCAGGCAGGTGTAGACAAGCTGGCAGATACAGTGAAGATCACTCTGGGACCTAAGGGCAGAAACGTTCTGATCAATAAGTCCTTCGGTTCTCCGCTGATCACCAACGATGGCGTGACCATCGCCAGAGAGATCGAGCTTGAGGATGCTACCGAGAACATGGGAGCACAGTTGGTGAAGGAAGTCGCCACCAAGACCAACGATGTGGCTGGTGACGGAACTACCACCGCTACACTGCTGGCACAGGCCATCATCCGTGAAGGATTCAAGAACCTGGCTGCAGGAGCGAACCCGATGGTTCTGAAGAGAGGCATTCAGGGGGCTGTGGACAAGGCAGTCGAGGAGATCCAGAAGGCATCCAAGTCCGTAGAAACCAAGGAGAGCATCGCACAGGTCGCTTCCGTTTCCGCAGGAGACGAGGAAATCGGCGGACTGATCGCAGAGGCGATGGAGAAGGTTGGCAAGGACGGTGTCATCACCGTTGAGGAAGCCAAGACTCTGGGCACCACTCTGGACGTGGTCGAGGGCATGCAGTTTGACAGAGGATACCTGTCTCCGTACATGGTTACCGATACAGACAAGATGGAAGCAGTCATCGACAACCCGTACATCCTGCTCACCGACAAGAAGATCAGCAACATTCAGGAACTACTGCCTCTGCTGGAGCAGATCGTGAAGCAGGGCCGCAAGTTGGTTATCATTGCGGAGGATGTTGAGGGCGAAGCTCTGGCAACTCTGGTTGTCAACAAGCTGCGCGGCACCATCGACGTGGTAGCTGTGAAGGCTCCGGGATTCGGCGACAGACGGAAGGCTATGATGGAAGATATCGCTATCCTGACAGGCGGCAGAGTCATCAGTGAGGAAGTCGGTTTCACTCTGGCTGAGGCTACTGTGGATCTTCTGGGGCAGGCTGGCACTGTCAAGGTGGACAAGGACAACACTGTCATCGTCAATGGCGCCGGCGACAAAGCCGAGATCCAGGCTCGTATCAACTCCATCAAGAATCAGGTCGAGGAAAGCACCTCTGACTTTGATAAGGAAAAGCTCCAGGAAAGACTGGCCAAACTGTCCGGCGGCGTAGCTGTCATCAAGGTAGGTGCGGCTACAGAGACTGAGATGAAGGAAAGAAAGCTCCGCATCGAGGACGCTCTGAATGCTACCAAGGCAGCTGTTGAGGAAGGTATCGTCAGCGGCGGCGGCGTAGCGCTTTGTGCAACTATTCCGGCAGTGACCGAGTACGTGAACAGCCTGTCTGGTGATGAGAAGACCGGTGGACAGATCATCATCCGCGCTCTGGAGGAGCCGGTGAGACAGATCGCTGAGAACGCAGGTTATGAGGGCAGCGTGGTGGTCGCTGAGGTGAAGAACCAGAAGGAAGGCTATGGATTCAACGCAGCTACCGAGGAGTATGTGGACATGATCGCTTCCGGTATCGTTGACCCGGCTAAGGTGACCAGATCCGCCATCCAGAACGCAGCTTCCGTATCCGCTATGCTGCTGACCACAGAGGCTGGCATCGTGGACATCAAGGAAGACAATCCGGCACCGGCAATGCCTGCAGGCGGCATGGGAGGCATGGGAGGGATGATGTAA
- a CDS encoding bile acid:sodium symporter family protein gives MKKLETICSFVGNYMAIIVLVVAAVSLFVPDAALWVQTSWVNYLLMVVMFGMGLTLKGEDFKYVFRHPRNILIGCVSQFAIMPLLAFGLGTIFQLDTAMLAGVVLVGTCPGGTSSNVITYLSEGDVALSVGMTGVNTLVAPLLTPAITYLLLHTSIEVDVWSMFLSIIEVVIIPVALGLLINHFWGRAAELFGNILPLVSVTAICLIIMAVVSHNAEKILTSGAVILTVVILHNLLGYACGFGLGKLLRLEVPKVKTLSIEIGMQNSGLATSLAATAFPDLAMATVPGAVFSVWHNISGAVLASVYRRWKECVKGDGSF, from the coding sequence ATGAAAAAGCTTGAGACGATTTGCTCGTTCGTTGGGAACTACATGGCTATTATCGTGTTGGTAGTGGCGGCGGTGTCTTTGTTTGTTCCAGATGCGGCGCTTTGGGTGCAGACCTCATGGGTCAATTACCTGCTGATGGTGGTCATGTTCGGCATGGGGCTGACACTGAAAGGGGAGGATTTCAAGTACGTCTTCCGTCATCCCCGTAACATTCTTATCGGATGTGTCAGCCAGTTTGCCATCATGCCTCTGCTGGCCTTTGGTCTGGGAACGATCTTTCAGCTGGATACCGCGATGCTTGCTGGTGTAGTGCTGGTGGGAACATGCCCCGGAGGCACATCCAGCAATGTGATTACTTATCTTTCGGAAGGGGACGTGGCTCTCTCGGTGGGCATGACCGGAGTGAACACTCTGGTGGCGCCCCTCCTGACACCGGCCATCACCTATCTGCTCCTCCATACGAGCATTGAGGTGGATGTGTGGAGCATGTTCCTGTCTATCATCGAGGTGGTTATTATTCCTGTTGCACTAGGGCTTCTGATCAACCATTTTTGGGGAAGGGCCGCAGAACTGTTTGGAAACATCCTGCCGTTGGTATCGGTCACCGCCATCTGTCTGATCATCATGGCTGTGGTTTCTCACAACGCTGAGAAGATCCTGACCTCGGGCGCGGTGATCCTGACGGTGGTCATCCTGCACAACCTGCTGGGCTATGCCTGCGGCTTTGGCCTGGGCAAGCTGCTTAGGCTGGAAGTTCCGAAAGTGAAGACGCTCTCCATTGAGATCGGTATGCAGAATTCCGGGCTGGCCACCTCACTGGCGGCAACGGCATTCCCAGATCTCGCCATGGCCACAGTTCCGGGAGCGGTTTTCTCAGTGTGGCATAACATTTCCGGCGCGGTGCTTGCGAGTGTGTACAGGCGGTGGAAGGAGTGTGTCAAAGGGGACGGTTCTTTTTGA
- the ligA gene encoding NAD-dependent DNA ligase LigA — MDKKQAILDRIDLLNRAARAYYQEAAEIMPNVEYDRLYDELVEWEKETGLVFANSPTQNVGYEVLSELPKERHPSRMLSLDKTKSREELATWLGDQEGLLSWKLDGLTIVLTYEGGELVKALTRGNGEIGEVITQNAKVFANVPLRIPFTGRLVLRGEAIITYSQFQKINEKIGDVEAKYKNPRNLCSGSVRQLDPAVTRSRHVRFLAFSLVEAEGAGAPDFGGRRSGQLAWLREQGFDVVKFKAVTAATVIEEVGRFEAAISENDFPSDGLVLLFDDIEFGRSLGSTAKFPRDSIAFKWADQQEETVLREIEWSASRTGLINPVAIFDPVELEGTTVSRASVHNISILRDLELGIGDRILVYKANMIIPQIAENLTRSGRLPIPETCPVCGAPTEIRDENGVATLRCGNPACPAKQIKGFSLFVSRDAMNIEGLSESTLEKLVDLGLVKTPADLFRLEGAREEIVSMEGFGEKSYQNLMAACEAARETTPARLLYALGIPEVGVATAKLIASACGGDWETMQALDVDGLMQIKGIGEVMAAAYVRWFQDPEHLALVEDLRSLVHFQEEEHTEGDAFLEGVTFVITGSLEHFSNRNALRDEIEKVGGKVAGSVSRKTDYLINNDVTSMSGKNKKAQELGVPIIDEETILRWLEKGAIDE, encoded by the coding sequence ATGGACAAGAAACAAGCAATATTAGATAGAATCGATCTGCTGAACCGGGCAGCCCGGGCCTACTACCAGGAGGCCGCGGAGATCATGCCCAACGTGGAATACGACAGGCTGTACGACGAGCTGGTGGAGTGGGAGAAAGAGACGGGATTGGTGTTTGCCAACAGTCCTACCCAGAACGTGGGGTACGAGGTCCTGTCGGAACTGCCCAAGGAGCGTCATCCCAGCCGGATGCTCTCCCTGGACAAGACCAAGAGTCGGGAAGAACTGGCCACATGGTTGGGAGACCAGGAAGGACTGCTCTCCTGGAAGCTGGATGGACTGACCATCGTGTTGACCTACGAGGGTGGCGAACTGGTGAAGGCACTGACCCGAGGCAATGGAGAGATCGGGGAAGTCATCACCCAGAACGCGAAGGTGTTTGCCAACGTGCCGTTGAGGATCCCCTTTACCGGGCGCCTTGTGCTCCGTGGGGAGGCCATCATCACCTACAGCCAGTTTCAGAAGATCAACGAAAAGATCGGTGACGTGGAGGCGAAATACAAGAACCCGCGGAATCTATGCAGCGGGTCGGTGAGACAGCTGGACCCTGCGGTCACCAGGTCGCGTCATGTGCGTTTTCTGGCCTTCTCTCTGGTGGAGGCGGAAGGCGCTGGCGCCCCGGATTTTGGGGGACGCCGCAGCGGGCAGCTTGCCTGGCTGCGGGAGCAGGGGTTTGATGTTGTGAAATTCAAGGCAGTGACGGCGGCAACGGTAATAGAGGAAGTGGGACGTTTCGAGGCCGCGATCTCTGAGAATGATTTCCCTTCCGATGGCTTGGTGCTCCTGTTTGATGACATTGAATTCGGACGGTCTTTGGGGAGCACGGCCAAGTTCCCAAGGGATTCCATCGCTTTCAAGTGGGCCGATCAACAGGAGGAGACGGTGCTCCGTGAGATCGAGTGGAGCGCTTCCCGGACGGGGCTCATCAATCCGGTGGCAATCTTTGATCCGGTAGAACTGGAGGGAACCACAGTATCCCGGGCTTCCGTCCACAATATCAGTATCCTGAGAGACCTGGAACTTGGCATCGGGGACAGGATCCTGGTCTACAAAGCCAACATGATCATTCCGCAGATCGCGGAGAACCTTACCAGGAGCGGGAGGCTTCCGATTCCAGAAACCTGTCCGGTATGTGGTGCGCCCACCGAGATCCGGGATGAAAACGGGGTAGCAACACTGCGGTGTGGAAACCCCGCATGTCCCGCCAAGCAGATCAAGGGGTTCAGCCTGTTCGTATCCCGGGATGCCATGAATATAGAAGGCCTCAGTGAATCCACGCTGGAGAAACTGGTAGATCTTGGCCTGGTGAAGACGCCGGCGGATCTGTTCCGCCTGGAAGGCGCCAGAGAAGAGATCGTCAGTATGGAGGGGTTCGGAGAGAAATCTTACCAGAATCTTATGGCGGCCTGTGAGGCCGCCCGGGAAACTACCCCGGCCAGGCTGCTCTATGCCTTGGGGATCCCGGAGGTGGGGGTGGCAACGGCCAAGCTGATTGCCTCTGCCTGCGGAGGCGATTGGGAGACGATGCAGGCGCTGGATGTGGACGGCCTGATGCAGATCAAGGGCATCGGCGAAGTGATGGCGGCAGCTTACGTGCGGTGGTTTCAGGATCCGGAGCATCTGGCATTGGTGGAAGATCTGCGGAGTCTTGTGCACTTCCAGGAAGAAGAACATACAGAAGGAGACGCCTTCCTGGAGGGAGTGACCTTTGTGATCACCGGGTCACTGGAGCATTTCAGCAATCGAAACGCCCTGCGCGACGAGATCGAAAAGGTCGGCGGCAAGGTGGCCGGGTCGGTCAGCCGCAAGACCGATTACCTGATAAACAACGACGTGACCTCCATGTCCGGAAAAAACAAGAAAGCTCAGGAACTGGGGGTACCTATCATTGATGAAGAGACTATCCTGCGTTGGCTGGAGAAAGGGGCGATCGATGAGTGA
- a CDS encoding D-alanyl-D-alanine carboxypeptidase family protein, translated as MRRLSERFAILALCMVLLTTFSLPMTAFAAGSGAGMTKTSQKKAAKKPKSEEEAALQRAENTGVGKAADGQDKVTAEQSKQKEQDDKKNVTVSTFETSGSDVDIEAKGAIIYCGDTGEVLYGKNQDKAFDPLSMTKIMTALLVMKRIETGALSMDDYAVCTPEDTKVMEVKMYLKAGERMKIRDLLYAALLESDNDAAAILGSHLGGSKAGFAALMNEQAKWLGCKNTYFTNANGLIEGNLHSTPYDMALIAREAFKYDEIRKICQTRKYKMPSTKLRPGGWTAELTNPFFTAHKKDKTPFKTYNIQGGKTGTWDYSNASLLEVANLNGHEIITVVMKAPLNKRYVNTRRLLNYANTVFRERDAMERAAAVRVQKAEEKLNTPSKNQYVREIDKSPVARQFFGFVNGIFRESCVELKDAYKTRSGEVALKWEKRPGADGYVVFRSVDGGEYVKVNNTESGDVIRFRDETVEKNHVYKYFVRAYRGENLWPCL; from the coding sequence ATGAGAAGACTATCAGAGAGATTCGCGATATTGGCTTTGTGCATGGTCCTGTTGACAACTTTCAGCTTGCCGATGACAGCGTTTGCGGCAGGGTCTGGAGCCGGCATGACCAAGACGAGCCAGAAGAAAGCAGCGAAGAAACCGAAGTCGGAGGAAGAGGCGGCGCTGCAGCGAGCCGAGAACACCGGGGTCGGGAAGGCTGCCGACGGACAGGACAAGGTCACTGCGGAGCAGAGCAAGCAGAAGGAGCAGGACGACAAGAAGAACGTCACGGTGTCGACTTTTGAGACCTCTGGATCTGATGTGGATATCGAGGCGAAAGGGGCCATCATCTACTGCGGCGACACCGGTGAGGTGCTCTATGGAAAGAACCAGGACAAGGCCTTCGATCCCCTCAGTATGACGAAGATCATGACCGCACTTCTGGTGATGAAGAGGATAGAGACGGGGGCATTGTCGATGGACGATTACGCCGTGTGCACCCCAGAGGATACCAAGGTCATGGAAGTGAAGATGTACCTGAAGGCGGGGGAGCGGATGAAGATCCGGGATCTGCTCTACGCGGCGCTGCTGGAGTCCGACAACGATGCGGCGGCGATCCTGGGGAGCCATCTGGGCGGAAGTAAGGCGGGGTTCGCCGCGTTGATGAACGAGCAGGCGAAGTGGCTGGGCTGCAAGAACACCTATTTCACCAATGCCAACGGGCTCATCGAAGGGAATCTGCACTCCACGCCTTACGACATGGCGCTGATCGCCCGGGAGGCGTTCAAGTACGACGAGATCCGGAAGATTTGCCAGACCCGGAAATACAAGATGCCGAGCACAAAGCTAAGGCCGGGTGGGTGGACCGCAGAGCTGACCAATCCGTTCTTCACGGCCCACAAGAAGGATAAGACCCCATTCAAGACTTATAATATCCAGGGAGGCAAGACCGGTACATGGGATTATTCCAACGCGTCCCTGCTGGAGGTGGCCAATCTGAACGGCCATGAGATCATCACGGTGGTGATGAAGGCACCGCTGAACAAGCGCTACGTGAACACGCGGCGGCTGTTGAATTACGCGAACACAGTGTTCCGCGAAAGGGACGCGATGGAGAGAGCCGCAGCGGTCAGGGTCCAGAAGGCAGAGGAGAAACTGAATACGCCATCGAAGAACCAGTACGTGAGGGAGATTGACAAGTCGCCTGTCGCCAGGCAGTTCTTCGGCTTTGTGAACGGAATCTTCCGGGAATCCTGTGTGGAATTGAAGGATGCCTACAAGACCAGGAGCGGTGAGGTGGCGCTCAAATGGGAGAAGCGCCCTGGAGCAGACGGGTATGTGGTCTTCCGGTCTGTGGATGGAGGAGAGTACGTGAAGGTCAATAACACGGAGTCCGGGGATGTGATCAGATTCCGGGATGAGACCGTGGAGAAGAACCACGTATACAAATACTTCGTACGGGCGTACCGCGGCGAAAATCTTTGGCCGTGCCTGTGA